One Candidatus Binataceae bacterium DNA segment encodes these proteins:
- the pfkA gene encoding 6-phosphofructokinase, with translation MTTGRSAPRHIGVLTAGGDAPGMNAAIRAVVRCASTAGMAVTGFRRGYDGLIRDVAEPLAGRAVANIIQRGGTFLETSRSDEFRTAAGRGLAARNLRRREIDALVVIGGEGSMRGATLLAQETDLPVYVIPASIDNDIPASEYAIGFDTAVNTALEAIDRIRDTAFAYERVFCVEVMGRDSGFIALAVAIGAGAEAVIVPEFPPAIEEICNRVEESHRGGKRSSIIIVSEGPRTGGVIPVADALTARLGTQARVVVLGHVQRGGAPTARDRLLASRMGAEAVQAILDGAVPSLIGEERGDMIRVPLPEAVEIRRHLNPALVDLVHRLST, from the coding sequence GTGACGACGGGGCGATCCGCTCCGCGCCATATCGGCGTGTTGACGGCGGGTGGCGATGCGCCCGGGATGAACGCCGCGATTCGCGCGGTGGTGCGATGCGCCTCAACGGCGGGAATGGCCGTGACGGGCTTTCGCCGCGGCTACGATGGGCTGATCCGTGACGTAGCCGAGCCTCTCGCGGGGCGCGCCGTCGCCAATATTATCCAGCGCGGCGGAACGTTTCTCGAAACGTCGCGATCAGATGAATTCCGCACCGCGGCCGGACGCGGGCTCGCCGCGCGCAACCTGAGACGCCGCGAGATCGACGCGCTCGTCGTAATCGGCGGTGAAGGCTCGATGCGCGGCGCGACCCTGCTCGCGCAGGAAACCGACCTGCCGGTTTATGTGATCCCGGCTTCGATAGATAACGATATCCCGGCCAGCGAATATGCGATCGGCTTCGATACCGCGGTGAACACGGCGCTTGAGGCGATCGATCGAATCCGCGACACCGCATTTGCGTATGAGCGGGTGTTCTGCGTCGAAGTGATGGGCCGCGACTCGGGCTTTATCGCGCTTGCGGTTGCGATCGGGGCGGGCGCCGAAGCGGTAATCGTCCCGGAGTTCCCACCGGCGATCGAAGAGATTTGCAATCGCGTCGAGGAGAGCCATCGGGGCGGCAAGCGCTCGTCGATCATCATCGTGTCTGAAGGCCCACGCACAGGCGGCGTTATCCCGGTCGCCGATGCGCTCACGGCCCGGCTCGGCACGCAGGCCCGCGTCGTGGTACTCGGCCACGTCCAGCGCGGCGGCGCTCCGACGGCACGCGATCGCCTGCTCGCCAGCAGGATGGGCGCGGAAGCCGTACAAGCGATCCTCGACGGCGCGGTTCCATCTCTAATCGGCGAAGAACGCGGCGACATGATTCGCGTTCCCCTGCCGGAAGCCGTCGAAATACGCCGCCATCTGAATCCAGCCCTGGTGGATCTCGTCCACCGGCTTTCGACCTGA
- a CDS encoding glucose 1-dehydrogenase, giving the protein MKDPFSVEGKVTIVTGGGTGIGESIAKEFAMRGAPVLIASRNVENLSRVRDEIRKNGGKCEIAKVDVRDAAQCDAMVAEAVKHFGRLDVLINNHGASITTPSLNLSPNGWRAVVGINLDGVFFCTKAAARQFLAQKSPGSIINISSTAGVHGSPTMLPYGASKAGVINLTTSHAGEFGEFGIRVNCIAPGPIDTEGAAPRVWPNPEVKEAVRKSRALQRFGRVEEIAYPCLFLASDASSYVSGALLIVDGGQAPRAIE; this is encoded by the coding sequence TTGAAGGATCCATTCAGCGTTGAAGGCAAAGTCACGATCGTCACCGGCGGCGGCACCGGCATCGGCGAATCGATCGCAAAAGAATTCGCGATGCGCGGCGCGCCGGTTCTGATCGCGAGCCGCAACGTAGAAAACCTCAGCCGCGTGCGCGACGAGATTCGCAAGAACGGCGGCAAGTGCGAAATCGCCAAGGTAGACGTCCGCGATGCCGCACAATGCGATGCGATGGTGGCGGAGGCCGTCAAGCATTTCGGCCGCCTCGATGTGCTGATCAACAATCACGGCGCGAGTATCACCACGCCGAGCCTCAACCTGTCGCCCAATGGATGGCGCGCCGTGGTCGGAATCAATCTCGACGGCGTGTTCTTTTGTACCAAGGCGGCCGCGCGCCAGTTCCTCGCGCAAAAGTCACCCGGATCAATCATCAACATCTCGTCAACCGCGGGCGTACACGGTTCGCCGACGATGCTCCCCTACGGCGCATCGAAGGCCGGCGTTATCAACCTGACGACCTCGCATGCGGGCGAGTTCGGCGAATTTGGAATCCGCGTCAACTGTATTGCGCCGGGTCCGATCGATACCGAAGGCGCCGCCCCACGCGTCTGGCCGAACCCAGAAGTGAAGGAAGCCGTGAGAAAATCGCGCGCCCTACAGCGCTTCGGCCGCGTCGAGGAAATCGCCTATCCCTGCCTCTTCCTCGCCTCGGACGCATCGAGCTACGTATCCGGCGCGCTCCTAATCGTCGACGGAGGCCAAGCCCCGCGCGCGATCGAGTAG